cattcagtcagtcagtttctccttttatatatttagatatttccgtcatacatgatttctatgtaactttagccattaaggctgctcacgcgacggaagcttaaaaaatggagtaacttctcccgttttcccaaaatttcccttcactactctgctcctattgattgtagcgtgatgaaaagtatactataacctgcccaggagtatgaagaataattgtaccaagtttcattaaaatccgtccagtagtttttgtttctataaggaacatacagacagacagacagacagacagacaaaaattttactgattgcatttttggcatcagtatcgatcacttatcaccccctgatagttattttgaaaatataatttaatgtacataattgacctctctacagatttattataagtatagatttactCAAGTAAATGCACGGTCGTTACATTAGGCATAATAATGACCTTGACAACAGAGTTGGTGTGGTCGGTCACCGACCCCCAACCCACACGACATGAACCAGACAAATGGACCTGCACCGCAAACTGCCCGATGCGGCGTATAAATCGATCGCTCGCTCATTAATGCACATTTAATTCGTTCATTCAGTAATCACCACATTAATCCTCGTGGAACATTACCTGCTCTCACAGGACATGcttccgtgatctagtggttaagGCGGTCAGCTATCGGGCTGGAGGTCTGAGGTTCAATTCACGATCATGTGAGTTGCGAGGTGGATGACTAACCTTACCAAACCTGGTGTAAGGTTTATGAGCCactaaagcccctgacatggctcataccTACATACTTTCCGGAACACGGAACATCTTAGtttcattttgttatttttttataagtaatcaaGTTTGTTAACCGCACTCTTGTAGGACATCTTACCTTAGTGATAACCATAGAttatattacacatacataaactcacgcctatttcccaccgaggtaagcagagactatggaattccatttgcttcgatcctgacacacttctcttgcctcctccacattcatcaatcgcttcatacacgcacgccggttcagagtagatcgtactaaaccttttctaaggatatctccaatttggacatcatagataatttttttttgatttattataaaaggcatTTGGCAACGACAATTTTGGTAAacctacaatacaaaaatacaaaaactctattgcacttaaatctcattaaaaatacattagtattataattaaattggtagtacaacaggcagTCTTACTGCTAagaaggtagcaatctcttccaggcaacatttaggtataggatatgaatttaataaaaaaaaagtcgcgggatagacagtgcaaaataaaaaattaaaagttcAAAAATAGTTAAACCTACCTTTAGAGGTcacatacaaacaaaacaacataaaGACATCACACAGAGGAGGTCACATAAAGGTCAAATAAATACAcgattattgctaaaataaacataatccGGGTGATTTGAGAACTACACATagagaaataaagctaattatgacaaaatctaaaatatgaggagctcggtggcgcagcggtacacgcgctcggtctgcgattgttgaagttaagcaactttcgcaaaggccggtcataggatgggtgaccacaaaaaaaaatgttttcatctcgagctcctccgtgcttcggaaagcacgttaagccgttgatcccggctgcattagcagtcgttaataaccatcaatccgcactgggcccgcgtgatggtttaaggcccgatctccctatccatccatagggaaggcccgtgccccagcagtggggacgttaatgggctgatgatgatgatgatgatgatgatgaccaaatCTCGgaatggttttagaattagcgtaactATTACCCTTACATACCGAATTACTTAATAAGGCCGCCTACTGCATTCTcatatttgtaattttgtatttcctgtgtcatgtcataaagtattatttattatctagttATGTGCCCCATACAAGGTAGAGGACCTAACATTGTTGTCTCCTCTTAATGCGTAGACTGTTGTCAGCACTTTGTCATACCTAAAGAAtttgtaacaataacaaaaacaggATGTGCAACTCAGTAACGGTTGATGTTCTGGGAACGAACCGCCTACGCAATACGAGGCtacctttttaattaagttagtaATAAGTTCAGATTCTAATGTAGAGCTCCGTCGATCAGACGTATAgattaagtttagtttttaaaaaagctcGACGACTACCACGACATTTGACTGGCGCAGTCGGGTTGGATTCTGTCAATAGGTTTGACACAAAGAATTCCAAACTCAGTTCAACGTGTACAGGCCGACGGGATCCAGCGAACCTATAAATTTGTCAACGCTCGCATGTTAGTCGTCGCAGCGCCGCCGCAGCTTTAAAGAGGAGGAATGGGTGCAGCCGGACGGTGAGTAAACCTTTTCGCTTTCCTGTGTTGTCCCTTCTTTTCCTTGTGGCTGTAACATATTTTCGGTCAAAATCGCCGAATCTTATCTGATTATTGCaatcaattaattttaagttcTGATTATCGCAATCAACATATTTTCGGTCAAAATCGCCGAATCTTATCTGATTAttgcaatcatttaattttaagttctgATTATCGCAATCAATTATTTTCGGTCAAAATCGCCGAATCTTACCTGATTATCGCAATCGATTATTGCCTGATTATTGAAatcaacattttataattattgaaaatcatttttatattaccctgtgtattttacattgtgttttattgtgtattattttatattgtgtgttttgtgtaaaaaaatttaaaaatggaacaaaTCCAATTGATACCCAAGGAAATGCTTTGCCTCATCCCACGATTTGAAGGAGAGGGAAgcttattaaacatttttataaaaaaatgcgaATACGTATTAAGAAGTTTTAATAGGCCTAACAATTTGCCTCAGGATCTATACAATTTTCACTCAATATCTAGTAAGCTGTCTGGAAAAGCCGCGTCCCTTTTGAGCGAACGCGACGATATTAATACATGGACAGAATTAAAAGAATTACTTATCCAACATTTCGGAGACCCGCGTTCAGAAGAATGCATAGCAATCGAACTGGAgcaactaaaaattaaaaatggagAATCTTTTTCAGAATTTTGCAATAGAATACAATCCGTGCGTAGTGCACTTATTGCCAAAGTAAATTTATTAACCGACGAAGGCATTAAAGCAGCCAAATACATCATATATAATAACTTGTCATTAAAtgtctttttatataatttgccTGAAGAACTTATACGTATCGTTAGGCTTAAAAATTGCACAATTTTGGAAAACGCCTTGAGTATTGTCATGGAAGAAGAAAATTTCATGAGACAATAcaatgcaaaaaataataaaagtaaaccaTCACTTAATAACCAAAATAATCAAAACTTCCGCCCAAttcaaaatgttcaaaatattcccacgcaaaactttaaatttggaatacccCAAAATAACCAAATGCAACGAAAATTCAATGCCCCAATTGCACAAAGTATAGGATTTAAAATTCCTAAACAAAATCATCAACAAGGTTTTAGATTTGGTATACCCAACCAACAAGGGTTTAGATATGGCACACCAAAccaacaaaattttaaattcggAATCCCACAAGGATACCGTCATCAATCAATGATGCCCAACCAAAACCAGTTTCGATTTGGCGTACCAAACCAACAAATGAAACCAATCGCAAATCAATCCACTGATGTATCAATGCGCACAGCGCCACCTCTTAGGCAAAACATGCTTAACGTCCCGCAAGATAGCGAAGAGCTCTACTGTGAAAATGAAGAGCAAGAAAACTACACAAATTACGTAGATGAAACCATCCCTTTGGACTACGAATATAATGAAGAATTTTCATGTGATAACAATTTTGATTCGGAAGAAAATTTTTGTCAACCTGCCTCGATCCAGAAAACGAAGAGTTAATAGAGTTGAACTGTGATAACGCTCATAAGTTACCTCATATAACTGTCCCGGAGATAAATTCGCGATTCCTAATAGATACAGGAAGTACAAGATCTTTTATTAGTcccaaaatagtaaataaatatttttcaaattatgtgTATTACGAACCTTTTGAAGTAGTCAGCACACACGGTCGTAGCAAACACGATGCAGTAATTTGCATCCCATccttaaaaacttttaaaaacaaatataatcacaaattttatgtttatgaagtGGACAAACGATATGACGGACTTATCGGAGTAgatttattaaaactattaaatgcaAAAATTGACATGGAAAACCAATTCCTAATTACAGATACCACTAAAATTCCTATAATCTACATTCCACCGTTTGATATTATATTAGAACCAAGATCGGAAACAAGAGTGAAGATACCTACCGATACTAGAAACGGTGAAGCGATTGTAAACTTTATAGACTTTGGCTCAGGTGTGAGAATGCCCAGCGCTATGGTTAAGTGTAATAATCACTTCGCCTACACAGTAATCCAAAACGCTTCTACTGACAAAGTAGCGATAACATTTACATTACCATTACAAACCGAATCAATTCCAATTAATGAATGTAACATTAACAAATTGTCGGACATCAGTCACCAAACAATTGACCAAGTGTTAATTGACAATCTTAACAAACTTCGATTAGATCACACAAATAAAGAGGAACGTGACGCTATCTCTAAACTATGTTACCAATACCGTGACATCTTTTATTCGGAGCACTTACCTTTATCATTCACAAATCaagtaaaacataaaattagaaCCCAAAATGAAAACCCAATTTATATAAAACCATATCGTCACTcacaaactgaaaataatgaaatagaaaATCAAGTAACCAAATTGATAAAAGATGATATAATTCGAAAATCACACTCACCTTGGAGTGCACCCGTACATCTGGTACCAAAAAAAATGGATGCTTCGGGAGAACAAAAATTCCGCATGGTAATTGATTATAGAAGACTCAATGAGATTACCACCGATGACAAGTATCCATTACCAAATATCACCGACCTTTTCGACAAATTAGGAAGAGCCACATATTTTAGCACCATAGATTTAGCAAGTGGTTATCACCAGATTGAAGTTGATAAATCGGATCAACAAAAAACAGCTTTTACCACATCGTCTGGACATTATGAATTTCAACGAATGCCCTTTGGCCTGAAAACAGCCCCTGCAACCTTTCAAAGAACCATGGACAATGTATTACAAGGACTTCAAGGAATCCATTGTTTAGTGTATTTAGATGACATCATAGTATACTCAAGTAGTTTGCAAGAACATATCAATAGTTTACGAAAAGTTTTCGACAGACTGAGAGAAACAAATTTAAAAGCAACCTTAGACAAATGcgaatttttaaaaaaagaagtgcTATATTTAGGACATCAAATTACGAAAAACGGATTAAAACCAAATGATGACAAAATTCAAGCCGTAATGAATTTTCCCATCCCTAAAACAACAACCGAAATCAAAAGCTTTCTTGGACTTGTAGGTTACTACAGAAAATTTATTAAGGACTTCTCCAAAATAACTCAACCAATgacaaaatgtttaaaaaaagggAAAAAGATTGTCTTAAACAATGAATATATAACCGCTTTCGAAAAATGtaaagaattattaattaacGCACCTCTTTTACAATTTCCCGACTTTTCAAAACCGTTTATATTAACAACGGACGCCTCGAATGTTGCACTCGGAGCCGTCCTATCACAAGGTCCAATTGGAAACGAAAAGCCAGTAGCGTATGCCAGCCGTACACTTAACGCAGCCGAAACACGCTACAGTACAATAGAAAAAGAGCTTTTGGGAATAGTATGGGCAGTTAAACACTTTCGTCCATACTTATATGGTAAAAAGTTTACCATTTATACCGACTATCGTCCTTTAGCCTGGTTAAACTCAATAAAGGAACCTAACAGTAAACTAACACGTTGGAAATTATGTTTAGCGGCATAtaattttgacataatatataaaaagggaaaacaaaacagtaacgcAGATGCTCTATcgcgtataaaattaaatgctcTAGATGATGATATCTCTATGAAAGTGAACCTGGACAAAAGGGAACAAAGACAGCGAAATAATGAAGACACGCCTATAGTGATATCTGACTCAGAGGAAACCGCAAGTATTCCTTCAATCGGAAGATATGAGCTTGAATCGGAGTTTCCAATAATATCTCCATCTGAAAGCACTGCAACAGCTAACTCTAGCTTAGAAACAGCTCATTCCGCCCGAGATATTGATACTGAaggtatacctattttacaagAAGCTATAGACACGAAACCAAatcaattattaatatatacctGGAACAGACAACAAACTTGTGTCAAAGATCTTTCCCGTGACAAACAAAACGTGTTGGAAGTACATTTGCCCACGGACAATTTTGgcttaattaaaaaattcttattagaatatattaacccgaaaaagaaatattacatcTATTTTGAAAATAACGCCCTTCGAGCACAATTCATTAAAGCAGTTATACAACTATTTCGGAAGGGAACAGTAAAATTCTATGAATGTACAAAAAGAGTGGTTTACGTAGAGAATGAAAATGAACAACGCGAAATTGTGATAAGATATCATAATGGAAAAACCTGTCATAGAGGAATTAGAGAAaccataatgaaattaaaacgtaaTTACTATTGGCCAAACATGGAAGTAACTGTCTCTAGTATAATCAACGCCTGCGAaatctgtaaaaaaacaaagtatgaCAGAAAACCTTTTAAACCTGAACTCCAATTAACGCAGACTCAAAACAAACCTTTCGAGGAATTGTTCATTGACATTTTCACAATTGAAGGAAAAACCTTTTTAACAATTATCGATGCATTTAGTAAATTAGGACAAGCTCTTGAAATCTCAAGTAAATCCACTCCAGAAGTAGCACGAGCCCTAATTAAATATTTCTCCGTTTATGGTGTTCCAAATAAAATCAGTTCAGATCCAGgtacagaatttaataatatccTTCTCAAGGAAACGTTACAGTTTTACAAAATTGAACTTCATATAGGAACCCCACACAATCCTAACTCTATGGGTCTTATAGAGCGATTCCACTCTACAATCTTAGAGATATATCGAATCGCTAAGTATGAACATAAGATAACGGACGCCGCATCTGTTATGACATACGCCGTGATGTCATATAATCAAAGTATACATTCAACTACTGGTCTAACACCATTTGAGGTAGTATTCGGACATACTTCCGCATCCAGTACATTCAATGTAGATTTCTGTAAAGAATACACACAAAAATTAGTTAGAGATCATGTTAAAAGAACTAAATACCTTTATAAATTCTTAACCGATAAAATTATTCATGGCAAAAAGAAAATTCAAACTAAACATGGAGGCGAAAAAGAGTTCCCCTTAGAAGAAGGAGATGAAATCTTCATAAAAGGAACCAATACCAGAAGAAGTAAAGATAAAAATAGATACCAAAAAGCAAAAATTACAGGTGAAATTAGTAGAAATGTAGTACCCATTAGTACCCAAGGTCGTGATACTACAGTTCCAGTTAAAGATATTAGACGTCCTCCACAGGTTCGTAGCCCTACTGCTGGCCCAAGCCATCGTGATCCAGGGCCTGCAACTCCAGAAGATTAAAAAGAATCCTGGTATACTCCCTATCAAGCAAGGACAAGCGGCCATCAGCCACAACAAATGGACCATCTTAAAGgttttaaatctaaatttaaTACATCAAGATTTGGAATTTAATATAAATCGTTATGCCAATTTGAATCGACATGTTGCTCTACACTTCTCTAATCAAAACTTAAGTCATGAagtatctaatataaaaacTCAAACCGATCATATAATGAATTGCACCAttgaaaaatttaaacaaatcgtTCCAATTAAACGTATTAAGCGAGGAATCATAAACCCTCTAGGATCATTAGTTAAAATGCTAACAGGTAATCTGGATAATGATGACGCcgtaaaatatgataaatggATTAGTGATATCCAAAATAACCAGGGTGTGTTAAACAAAAGAGTCACCCTAATTGCCGAAACAGTAAAATCACTTGTAAACGTTTCAATTTCTGCAAATAATGCTGTAATTCAAATAGATAAGATCCTCTGGGAAATCCGTAAACAATTTAATGACACAAAAAAGGCTTTCACCGATACGAAATTAATTAATGCTTATAACTTGTTTCTACACAATTTTCAGATGCTCTATATCACAATAGATGAGGTTGAAAATGCTATTGCATTCAGTAAATTAAGAACTCTACATCAATCATTGATAGAGACTGAGGAATTGTTGGAAATACTAATTAAAGTTTCgaaatcaaataaattaatgtatgaAGTTAACTTAGAAAATTTATCTAAATTAGAACAGTGTATAGAAATTAAGGCTTATTCAAAGCAAAATCAGATAACATTCGTATTGGAAGTGCCACTTGTCGACCGAGATATGTATACGTACTACAAAGTAATTCCCTTACCTGTTACCAATTCCTTTAATCAAACTGTTTTTATAATTCCTAAAAATCCCTACCTATTAGCGAAAGGGTTGAAAACTGTGTCGCTCTCTACACCCTGCAAGGAGATCGACAAAGAAATGTTCCTGTGCAACAAGGATGTACTGCAGTCCACAATCAAGGACTCTTGTATCGACGCCTTGATGAAGCTCTCCACCAACATCAGCTCCTGTATTCCTGTTGTAGCAAAAACGGGAAAACCAAAAATAGAACCAATTGAGGATAATCAATGGATTCTCTACAGTAAAACTACAATCTTGTTAACAAAAATGTGTAATTCAGAAGAAACAATAGAAAGATTATGTGGTACATATATACTTATCCTGGATGATGAATGCAGAGCTAAGATTAACAACATAGTCCTGCAGCCATTTGAAACCTTAGGCGATCCAGTGCATTTCAGCAAGCTGCCAATCGTCGAATTTCCAGAGATACCAGTTCCTGCCCCTTTACCTGAAAGAAAAACTTATAACTTGGACGAAACAGAGTTATCAAAGTTGGAACATTTTGCCAGTAAATATGATGAAACTGGGAACATTAGTGAAAGTGGTATAAACACACATAGTATAAGTGTAGGAACTGTAATCATTTATATAACCATAGTTATAAtccttttcatttatatatactctataaaattatatacttacggtATCGCAGCCCTCAGTCGGGTAATCAACCCTCCGATGGCTTCGATCTTAACGGGGGAGGAGTTATGTGCCCCATACAAGGTAGAGGACCTAACATTGTTGTCTCCTCTTAATGCGTAGACTGTTGTCAGCACTTTGTCATACCTAAAGAAtttgtaacaataacaaaaacaggATGTGCAACTCAGTAACGGTTGATGTTCTGGGAACGAACCGCCTACGCAATACGAGGCtacctttttaattaagttagtaATAAGTTCAGATTCTAATGTAGAGCTCCGTCGATCAGACGTATAgattaagtttagtttttaaaaaagctcGACGACTACCACGACATTTGACTATCTACTtactttattatgttatgttagtttaGATTGTCCCTAATTTGGTAAGGATGTCTACTGCCGGCTAGATGGCAGAAAAGTATGGGGGTACTttccaactttttttttttttgacatgacttattgtagatttgccgcagatggcattaactacttggccggacaaatggggagcgctgaaggctctcacccggtacaacgtttaagacaacaggcctgagggtgcccagttgggcgcgaacctcggctcagggcgtcgtctgagaggaaaaatatttgaaagaattaatcgaccctagtgggtcgatagcgataagcgctgaatgagggaaatcgtcgaccacgccggcggggtcggtatcggggacctgaagtgtttggtgttgcgagctgattggctgcctctatggctagagtaatcgggtcgtcgggatcgtatattacgtccttcggacgccgatacttttcagtaccgtccctaagcggaatgtactcggaagccgcaactaccaggggatttgggtggtgcgaagcagaatcgaaaaaacgtttggaagctaatttgagccattgggcaatggttggcagacctaggtcggtactttccaactagtcacatcaggttactttttactaaacgtcgaaacacgaaatgactatggaatttctatgaaaaagctATGACgtgaaaaatgtgataaaatgtcggacttatttttacgtttttcttgattaataaataagttaaacagaaaaaagaaaaaataaaatctttctcgttagttttagatctgtctttatttagtaatcagaatttcataatttatgttgtaTCTAGTGCACCGTTCCAACACCGTACACCGTTCCACCGTAACCTAGTATTCCATTCTCAGATGTTGTGAAAAACCGTTAGACCAGGggtaaaaatggccacatcggagcaattcatctaagaaaccaatattgctatttgacatttgtttgcattgagcccttacttttatgtgcgcaaatatcaaattgcaatattgctttcttagatgaattgctttgatgtggcgttaTTAAAcctcctggggggttaaaaaaacaacattacaatttgacatttgcgtatacaaaagtaagtgcgcagtgcgcaatgaaaacgaatatcaaattcaaatttttcaaattcaacaatacctttattcagttggtaacatagttacactttgaatcgtcaatttttacataacgaacgtctcatccgcctaaaactactgcagcttctcacaacctgtatagccggggaaaagaattgctatattgctattgaattacttcgatgtggccgtttaaCCCTAACGTACTTATTACTGATTTAATAAGGTCGGCCATATACCTCAAAACCCATACCTGTGTTCAAAATACCCTTGCAAAACTCAACACGTATAGCATAAACCTGTGTACGTTTTCCTCTTTATGTGAAAGGGGAATGATTTTCCCACAATCACAGGCCAGGTGTTCAATACAACACGTATTCAATAACAATGGCCGCCAGAATAGAATAGACAGCTACGTTAATCTGTAATTATAGATCGATTCTCGCTACCCTGCCTTCACCGTTTCATTATTAAACGAACAACCGTGCGTGTCttcaggcatagaataaggaataatactacgtatagaatggctaCTCTCCGCCCCCACCaagtgtctgagctaggtttacctcaccccctcgaacgcAGTTTAGagttgaatcgtatggcgtcagaaaaaaaagaaaatcagggCCGGAATTGACAATGGCACTAGAGATGATCAAACGCACGACTGTCAAACTCAAACTGAGCACTTTAAAAACGTCATCTCCACTAgaccataaaataaggaataatactacgtccacaaaggcaactctccgctccccccaaccccctcagtcttactttagtcttcaatcgtacggacacacgtcacgcacacagatacgcgtgtacgataacgtcaatgtgtggtgtctgtgtaaaacaaggttgtttgtatgaagtgtccggggtgtggttcaGGCTTCGTACGAGTATAGCCTTTGAATTCGT
This genomic interval from Pectinophora gossypiella chromosome Z, ilPecGoss1.1, whole genome shotgun sequence contains the following:
- the LOC126380316 gene encoding uncharacterized protein LOC126380316, with protein sequence MGAAGRFVALLLAQAIVIQGLQLQKIKKNPGILPIKQGQAAISHNKWTILKVLNLNLIHQDLEFNINRYANLNRHVALHFSNQNLSHEVSNIKTQTDHIMNCTIEKFKQIVPIKRIKRGIINPLGSLVKMLTGNLDNDDAVKYDKWISDIQNNQGVLNKRVTLIAETVKSLVNVSISANNAVIQIDKILWEIRKQFNDTKKAFTDTKLINAYNLFLHNFQMLYITIDEVENAIAFSKLRTLHQSLIETEELLEILIKVSKSNKLMYEVNLENLSKLEQCIEIKAYSKQNQITFVLEVPLVDRDMYTYYKVIPLPVTNSFNQTVFIIPKNPYLLAKGLKTVSLSTPCKEIDKEMFLCNKDVLQSTIKDSCIDALMKLSTNISSCIPVVAKTGKPKIEPIEDNQWILYSKTTILLTKMCNSEETIERLCGTYILILDDECRAKINNIVLQPFETLGDPVHFSKLPIVEFPEIPVPAPLPERKTYNLDETELSKLEHFASKYDETGNISESGINTHSISVGTVIIYITIVIILFIYIYSIKLYTYGIAALSRVINPPMASILTGEELCAPYKVEDLTLLSPLNA